The following proteins are encoded in a genomic region of Colletotrichum higginsianum IMI 349063 chromosome 9, whole genome shotgun sequence:
- a CDS encoding Cytochrome P450 CYP11/CYP12/CYP24/CYP27 subfamilies, with the protein MGVSLCGYSSWVFDGLSKGNIATTILFVLGAYVIWKLSYNVLFHPLRRYPGPTFWAASRIPYALACATGQAHRKVLRLHERYGDIVRVAPDELSICSPEAWKEVFGRRKTAVGEIAKDDVHYAEAKDSILGAPKDKHAQLRRILARGFSQRAILDQERLIKSHVDQLFIILTEHEATKGWGAPIDINRLFDFVALDIITDLGLGASFHCLQTGQYHPWAQFFLDALPGIAFATAMKHFKIVFRVLMALAPKSLVRKHEDMVMLTNSMVEKRLSEADRPDLIQAMCQPVSGNDSPLSVHEIKANSQILTMAGYDTTATALAGTTYLIATHDSVQAKLCQELRGTFCEERDINISATKNLPYLTAVIDEALRMYPPGASGMPRKVGERGDIVLNQYIPANTIISLWQYAMYHNPRNFFQPDSFIPERWLDMKGPTGFSQDCKEAFQPFSFGPRDCIGRNLANAELRVILAKLVWNFDLELASKADEKNWLGQQKNYLLWERGPLHIRLKRRAGNTL; encoded by the exons ATGGGTGTATCGCTGTGCGGTTATTCATCTTGGGTGTTCGACGGGCTCAGCAAGGGCAATATTGCAACCACAATCCTCTTTGTT CTCGGGGCCTACGTCATTTGGAAGCTATCGTACAATGTGCTTTTCCACCCTCTGCGCAGATACCCCGGCCCGACGTTCTGGGCAGCATCTCGCATACCCTACGCGTTGGCTTGCGCTACAGGCCAGGCTCACAGAAAAGTCCTGCGTCTCCACGAAAGATACGGAGACATAGTTCGAGTCGCCCCGGACGAGCTTTCGATATGCTCGCCAGAGGCTTGGAAGGAGGTTTTCGGGCGCCGCAAAACAGCAGTCGGCGAAATAGCCAAGGATGATGTGCACTATGCCGAGGCCAAAGACAGTATTCTTGGGGCTCCCAAAGATAAACACGCTCAACTCAGGCGCATTCTCGCCCGTGGCTTTTCACAGAGAGCCATTCTTGATCAAGAACGACTGATCAAATCTCACGTCGACCAACT ATTCATCATTTTGACCGAGCATGAAGCGACAAAGGGGTGGGGGGCCCCCATCGACATCAACAGGCTGTTCGACTTCGTAGCCCTCGACATCATCACGGACCTGGGCCTCGGTGCCTCGTTTCATTGCTTACAAACAGGCCAGTACCACCCTTGGGCACAATTCTTCCTAGACGCTCTGCCGGGAATTGCATTTGCCACGGCCATGAAGCATTTCAAAATCGTTTTCAGAGTTCTCATGGCCTTGGCTCCCAAGTCTCTCGTCCGAAAACACGAGGACATGGTGATGTTGACCAATTCAATGGTCGAAAAGCGGCTGTCTGAGGCTGACCGCCCTGATCTCATCCAAGCCATGTGCCAACCGGTCTCCGGTAACGAT AGTCCTCTCAGCGTACACGAAATCAAGGCCAACTCACAGATCCTGACTATGGCAGGCTATGACACAACGGCAACCGCCTTGGCAGGCACAACGTATCTCATAGCCACGCATGATTCTGTGCAAGCCAAACTTTGTCAAGAGTTACGGGGCACTTTCTGTGAAGAACGCGATATCAATATTTCAGCCACCAAAAACCTCCCATACTTGACGGCAGTCATTGATGAGGCCCTAAGGATGTATCCGCCCGGTGCTTCAGGCATGCCACGCAAGGTCGGCGAACGAGGGGACATCGTCTTGAATCAGTATATCCCCGCCAAC ACGATCATTTCCCTTTGGCAGTATGCCATGTATCACAATCCTCGGAATTTCTTCCAGCCGGACTCTTTTATACCCGAGCGCTGGCTTGATATGAAAGGCCCGACGGGCTTTTCGCAGGATTGCAAGGAGGCATTTCAACCCTTTTCTTTTGGGCCTCGTGACTGCATCGGCCGCAA TCTTGCAAATGCCGAACTCCGTGTCATATTGGCCAAGTTGGTTTGGAACTTCGACTTAGAGCTTGCCAGCAAGGCCGATGAGAAGAATTGGTTGGGCCAGCAAAAGAACTATCTTTTGTGGGAACGAGGTCCTCTCCACATTCGACTCAAAAGACGGGCAGGAAACACGCTGTGA
- a CDS encoding ent-kaurene oxidase — MLLPDVLGTFSLQALVSGHYELLVSLLTASALLVVYAAMGESSCGRGGFPIANPTRVFEFSSIFRVVAFIRSPRDLLRSFAERYRDTPYWLNMELGKVLVLPAHMINEIRVNPMMSSLAAIQEVSRAALVQIEMQWKLTLHKVQNGSLKGFEPIGDVLDDQMLKLVKEHLTTKNMGMCIMIPSISEEVSDSLSLIFSDSSDWKEFQLGEPIIRLVARTSSRVFGGKTFCRSEAWLKAMAKYTKHFLLASITLRFFPTWSKSLVQWILPPCWLLRSNLVNCRRVIEPILEQRQAEVERAQENGEDVEYAFDQALTSLDRDIDMATAHISLAMVAIHTTADLLEKTMLALIEHDELIEPLRQEVMSVLSTHGLSNAGLAGLTLMDSVLKETQRMNPVANSFLNRIALEDFQLSNGMIIPKGTLLGVGPTHMWDNSFYENGDKFDGYRFLRMREDPEKRQQSYLVSTSPHHLGFGHGSHACPGRFFAANEIKIILCHLLLKYEWKILGEGPHIINLGVLNAAYPWTKLQIRRRAETLNLDEILTGH; from the exons ATGTTGCTCCCCGATGTTTTGGGGACGTTTTCCCTCCAAGCCCTTGTGTCTGGTCATTATGAACTATTGGTATCCCTTCTCACAGCTTCAGCGCTGCTCGTCGTCTATGCGGCCATGGGAGAGAGTTCCTGCGGCAGGGGTGGCTTTCCCATCGCCAATCCTACGCGTGTTTTCGAATTCTCCTCCATATTTCGTGTCGTCGCCTTCATACGATCGCCCAGGGACCTCCTCAGATCGTTCGCTGAGAGGTACCGCGACACGCCGTATTGGCTCAACATGGAACTGGGCAAAGTTCTTGTCTTGCCTGCCCATATGATCAACGAGATCCGTGTCAACCCCATGATGAGCAGCTTGGCTGCAATCCAGGAGGTGAGTCGCGCCGCCTTGGTTCAAATCGAAATGCAATGGAAGCTGACATTACACAAGGTCCAGAATGGTTCCCTGAAGGGATTCGAGCCGATTGGCGACGTGCTCGACGATCAAATGCTTAAACTAGTGAAGGAGCACTTGACGACCAAGAACATGGGTATGTGCATC ATGATACCATCCATTTCCGAAGAGGTTTCCGACAGCCTGTCGCTCATTTTCTCCGACTCTTCTG ATTGGAAGGAGTTCCAACTAGGTGAACCCATCATTCGCCTCGTTGCCCGAACGTCATCTAGAGTCTTCGGAGGCAAGACCTTCTGTCGCAGTGAGGCTTGGCTTAAGGCCATGGCCAAGTACACGAAGCACTTCTTGCTTGCCAGTATTACCCTGAGATTCTTCCCTACTTGGAGCAAGTCTCTCGTCCAGTGGATACTCCCTCCTTGCTGGTTGCTGAGATCCAACCTTGTGAATTGCCGCCGGGTGATTGAACCGATTCTGGAGCAGCGCCAGGCTGAGGTCGAGCGCGCACAAGAGAATGGCGAGGACGTTGAGTATGCTTTTGACCAAGCATTGACCTCGCTCGATAGGGATATCGACATGGCCACAGCACACATCAGCTTAGCCATGGTTGCCATTCACACCACGGCAGACCTACTAGAGAAGACAATGCTGGCCCTTATTGAGCATGATGAACTCATCGAGCCACTGCGCCAGGAGGTCATGAGCGTCCTTAGTACCCATGGTCTGAGCAATGCAGGATTGGCCGGTCTCACACTGATGGACAGTGTGCTCAAGGAGACCCAGAGAATGAACCCTGTCGCAAACA GTTTTCTTAACCGCATTGCTCTCGAAGACTTTCAGCTGTCCAACGGCATGATTATCCCCAAAGGCACGCTTCTCGGCGTTGGCCCTACTCACATGTGGGACAATTCCTTTTACGAGAACGGCGATAAATTTGACGGCTATCGCTTCCTCCGAATGCGTGAGGACCCGGAAAAACGGCAGCAGTCCTACTTGGTCAGTACCAGTCCGCATCATCTCGGCTTTGGTCACGGTTCGCACGCTTGCCCCGGCCGGTTTTTTGCCGCCAATGAGATCAAAATCATCTTGTGTCACCTGCTCCTCAAATACGAATGGAAGATACTGGGGGAAGGACCGCATATCATCAACCTGGGAGTACTGAACGCAGCGTACCCATGGACGAAATTGCAAATACGCAGGAGAGCGGAGACATTGAATCTCGACGAGATTTTGACTGGGCATTGA
- a CDS encoding Geranylgeranyl pyrophosphate synthase: MASFSRPVPGAIVASSGSRSQFPTYIHQNFDKCVEAAKETEHEYNQAMSTNIKSNTLAEIPGLGLVHPMALTIANCLPDRLAAITRFADFTILNDDYYDSAKKEEIQEVNDGIQSAIRGFSSPSALPTPSSSSAFKAKQLQAGFMLELFSLDQEFALHIMSSYSQGLDIATFAPDDLKTLDDYLPVRSINSGLDVTEDMACFGTGVRISRAEKEKLRKATDMAKYAITIVNDLYSWPKEIKCHLETPGSNPPFNAVAVLMRHSGYSESEAFQALADKQAELEDKHLRLVEALREQEGGSLPENQERYIANAQQAVSGSELWSVFTTRYPSKADLQQPPVEFVDGKLRYASENNKIVKEEPETLLAVSSVIEKQLALLEVASITSSSSSASSSGSSSSACENKSHSTGDLATIETTCDSQSITACPSEKEYKRTKALLPDGSDLSTYASRVAAAPDHPVMAPFKYIASLPSKGVRDTFIDALNWWLKVPDDSLLSIKTVISMLHDSSLMQVEILDDIEDDSTLRRGSPAAHTIYGTAQCINAANYMVVMVLVEIQKLRSPRKLDILSEELENLFLGQSEDLFWKYQVECPTTEEYMEMIENKTGGLFRLCVRLLQAESTRNDVRNLDPRPFVRQLSLYFQIRDDYQNLVSDQYAKQKGFAEDLDEGKISLPMILTLQRMRTRPEIMGIMKHKKPGPMSMEMKQFILTEMRKSGALETTHSLLQTMQEDLITELRGLERDFGSKNPMLEMVLRKLWIS, encoded by the exons ATGGCTTCCTTCTCGAGACCCGTACCTGGGGCTATTGTCGCATCTTCGGGGTCTCGATCGCAGTTTCCAACCTACATACACCAGAATTTTGATAAGTGCGTAGAGGCAGCGAAAGAAACGGAACATGAGTACAACCAGGCCATGTCTACAAACATCAAGTCCAACACGTTGGCTGAAATTcccggcctgggcctggtgCACCCTATGGCCCTCACCATTGCAAACTGCCTTCCTGACCGGCTGGCCGCCATTACGCGTTTTGCGGATTTCACCATCTTGAATGACGACTACTACGACTCCgcaaagaaagaagag ATTCAAGAAGTCAATGATGGCATCCAGAGCGCAATCAGAGGGTTCTCGTCTCCCAGTGCTTTGCCCACGCCATCCAGTTCCTCCGCCTTCAAGGCAAAACAGCTCCAGGCAGGCTTCATGCTGGAGCTGTTTAGTCTCGACCAAGAGTTTGCCCTGCATATCATGTCATCCTACAGCCAAGGACTCGACATTGCTACGTTCGCTCCGGACGACCTCAAGACCCTGGATGACTATCTCCCCGTGCGAAGCATAAACTCGGGACTTGA CGTGACAGAAGACATGGCCTGCTTCGGTACGGGGGTAAGGATTTCTCGCGCCGAGAAAGAGAAGCTTCGCAAGGCCACGGACATGGCTAAATACGCCATCACAATAGTCAACGATCTCTACAGTTGGCCCAAGGAGATCAAATGTCATCTCGAAACCCCTGGCTCCAACCCGCCGTTCAATGCCGTGGCCGTGCTCATGCGGCATTCTGGGTATTCCGAGTCCGAGGCATTCCAGGCTCTGGCCGACAAGCAAGCTGAGCTAGAGGATAAGCacctccgcctcgtcgaagcTCTGCGGGAGCAAGAAGGTGGAAGCTTGCCGGAGAATCAGGAGCGGTACATTGCGAATGCGCAACAGGCAGTGTCAGGCTCGGAGCTGTGGAGTGTCTTCACAACCAGATACCCGTCGAAAGCAGATCTCCAGCAGCCGCCAGTAGAATTTGTGGATGGAAAGCTCCGATACGCGAGTGAGAACAACAAGATCGTGAAGGAAGAACCGGAAACATTGCTTGCAGTGTCGAGCGTGATCGAAAAACAACTCGCGTTGCTGGAGGTTGCTTCGATCACATCCAGttcttcttcggcatcgtcatcagGCTCGTCTTCGTCCGCGTGCGAAAACAAAAGCCACAGCACTGGCGATTTGGCAACCATCGAGACTACCTGCGACAGTCAAAGCATCACTGCTTGTCCCTCCGAGAAGGAGTACAAGCGAACCAAGGCACTTCTGCCCGATGGTTCAGACCTCTCGACATATGCCTCCCGCGTAGCGGCTGCTCCAGATCAT CCTGTCATGGCACCGTTCAAGTACATCGCCTCTTTGCCATCCAAAGGCGTCCGGGACACGTTCATCGACGCCCTCAACTGGTGGTTGAAAGTCCCCGACGACTCGTTGCTTTCAATCAAGACAGTCATAAGCATGCTCCATGACTCCTCGCTCATGCAAGTTGAAAT ATTGGACGACATAGAGGATGACTCCACGCTCAGGAGAGGCAGCCCTGCCGCACACACAATATACGGAACGGCCCAGTGCATCAACGCGGCAAACTACATGGTTGTCATGGTATTGGTAGAGATCCAAAAGCTTCGCAGCCCGAGGAAGTTAGACATCCTGAGCG AGGAGCTTGAAAATCTCTTTTTGGGACAAAGCGAAGATCTCTTCTGGAAGTACCAGGTCGAGTGCCCTACCACTGAAGAGTACATGGAGATGATTGAAAACA AAACCGGAGGTCTCTTCCGGCTATGCGTTCGCCTTCTTCAGGCAGAGTCAACCAGGAACGA CGTCCGCAACCTTGATCCGAGGCCATTCGTCCGTCAGCTCAGCCTGTATTTCCAAATCAGAGATGACTACCAAAACCTTGTTTCGGATCAGTACGCCAAACAGAAGGGCTTCGCTGAAGATCTTGACGAGGGGAAGATCTCGTTGCCCATGATCCTTACTCTCCAGAGGATGCGGACGAGACCCGAAATCATGGGCATCATGAAGCACAAGAAGCCCGGGCCGATGTCGATGGAGATGAAACAGTTTATCCTCACCGAGATGAGGAAGTCGGGCGCTCTGGAAACTACACACAGCTTGCTTCAGACGATGCAGGAGGACCTTATCACGGAGCTGAGGGGCCTAGAGCGCGATTTCGGCTCCAAGAACCcgatgttggagatggtaCTGAGGAAGCTATGGATATCATGA